From Humidesulfovibrio mexicanus:
GGACTGGCGCAGGTGAGCAAATTCCCCTGGCGTGGCACTGCCGACGCAACGATGCGGCTGTTCAACTCGACAATGGACCGGCGCAAGGCCGAGCCTTCGGGCCAGGGGGGCGGAGTCTCATGCATGACGCGATCGAGCGCCTGAAGGAATACCTGCTGCGCTTCGCGCCGGTGCGCCGCGCCGTGCGCGACAGGGTGCTCCGTTCCGGCCACACGGATTGGGGAACGCTGCTTGCCCCGGACGCAGCATACTGGCAAAAGGCCCTGTGCGAGGCCCAGGACGGCCCACATGTACTCATCCCCACCAGCGTGGGATCTAACATGGCCGCCACCACCCTGGAGGGTACGCTAGCCGCTGCCCTCACCCTGCGCGGCTGCCGCGTGTCGCTGCTGCTATGCGATGGGGTGCTCGATGCCTGCATGGCCTGCCAGCGGGAGTGGTACAGCGCGTCCTTTTCCACATCCCGGCCGCTTTCGCGTGGTTCCTGCCGCGCCTGCCTCGCACCGGCCTTGGCCAGCTACCAGGGGCTCGGCCTGTCCGTGTTGCGCTACGGAGAATTCCTTAAAACCAAAGACATAATCCGGGCCAGGGATTTGGCGCGGGACACTCCCCTTGGAGACATCGCCTCGCTCCACGTAAACGGCGTTGCAGTAGGCGAACACGCCCTGGCCGGGACCCTGCGCTTCTTCGCCCGTGGCGACCTGAACGGCGAGCCTGGCGGCGAGCCCGTGCTCCGGCAGTTCCTGCAGTCGGCCCTGACCACCTCGGCAGCCATGGAGCGCCTGCTCGTCCGTGAGCGTATTGACGCCGCCGTCTTCAACCACGGCATCTACGTCCCCCAGGGCATCGTTGGCGAAGCGCTGCGCGCACACGGCGTACCTCAGGTGAACTGGACAGCCACCTACAGACGCCAAACCTTCGTCTTCAGCCACGGCGACACCTACCACCGCACCATGCTCACGGACCCTCCATCGCAGTGGCGGAACATGCCCTGGACCGAGACCCGTCAGCGACGGCTCCTGGACTACCTGGAAAGCAGACGGCACGGCACCGGCGACTGGATATGGTTCTTCGACAGGCCAAACTTCGCGGCGGCCGAGGCCCTGCGCCAGTTAGGCGCAAATCCCGCCCTGCCCTGCGATGGGCTTCTGACAAGCGTGGTCTGGGATGCCGTGCTGCATTACGAGTCCAACGCATTCCCCAACATGCTGGAGTGGATCGTGGCCACGGTGCACCATTATGCAGAGCATCCCGATCGCCAACTGGTGATCCGCGTGCACCCGGCCGAAATTCGCGGAACCCTGCCCTCGCGGCAGCGGGTGGATGTGGAGCTGGCACAACGCCACGGCCCCTTGCCACAAAACGTCATTCTTGTGCCGCCGGAGCATCCGGTAAGCACCTACGCCCTGCTGGAGCAGTGCCGCCGCATCCTCATCTACAACACCAAAATGGGCGTGGAACTTTCGGCCATGGGCAAACAGGTGGTGGTAGCGGGAGAGGCCTGGATACGCGGCAAGGGCTTCTCCATTGATGTGGACAGCCCAAAAAGCTACGCCAAAGCGCTCTTGGACGATGCGGTGGACGCGCCCCTGGACGAGGCGCGGCTGCTCCTGGCGCGAAAGTACGCCTACCACTTCTTTTTTGAGCGCATGGTTGAACTGCCCATGCTCCGCCCAACCGGAGGCGATCCGCAATTCCGGCTGGACATCGATTCCGTGCGGCGGCTGGCCCCCGGCCAGAACGCCAACCTGGATCTGGTCTGCCAGGGCATAGTGGAAGGCACGCCCATCCTCGCCGCCCCGGACGAATAGGGCCGGACTCGGTCCCCCCCCTTCCTCAGCGCGTTTCTGGCCGCAGTTCATATTCGTCGATAAATGGCCGCCCCGTGGCGATGCCCTCGCAAATGCAATCCAGCCCCGGCCAGCGGCCCGGCAGCAAATCCGTCAGGCTCTCCAGCTCCACAGAAAAGGTAAACTTCTGCGGAGAGCCGATGAACGGCAGTTCCAGCATTCTGCGGAAAAAGAAATGGAATGCATATCGTTTTGCCCTGGCCGTCTTTTCCGGGGAGAGGCGGACGCCAAGGGGCAGACTGGCGA
This genomic window contains:
- a CDS encoding capsular polysaccharide export protein, LipB/KpsS family, with product MHDAIERLKEYLLRFAPVRRAVRDRVLRSGHTDWGTLLAPDAAYWQKALCEAQDGPHVLIPTSVGSNMAATTLEGTLAAALTLRGCRVSLLLCDGVLDACMACQREWYSASFSTSRPLSRGSCRACLAPALASYQGLGLSVLRYGEFLKTKDIIRARDLARDTPLGDIASLHVNGVAVGEHALAGTLRFFARGDLNGEPGGEPVLRQFLQSALTTSAAMERLLVRERIDAAVFNHGIYVPQGIVGEALRAHGVPQVNWTATYRRQTFVFSHGDTYHRTMLTDPPSQWRNMPWTETRQRRLLDYLESRRHGTGDWIWFFDRPNFAAAEALRQLGANPALPCDGLLTSVVWDAVLHYESNAFPNMLEWIVATVHHYAEHPDRQLVIRVHPAEIRGTLPSRQRVDVELAQRHGPLPQNVILVPPEHPVSTYALLEQCRRILIYNTKMGVELSAMGKQVVVAGEAWIRGKGFSIDVDSPKSYAKALLDDAVDAPLDEARLLLARKYAYHFFFERMVELPMLRPTGGDPQFRLDIDSVRRLAPGQNANLDLVCQGIVEGTPILAAPDE